One Spinacia oleracea cultivar Varoflay chromosome 4, BTI_SOV_V1, whole genome shotgun sequence DNA segment encodes these proteins:
- the LOC110791574 gene encoding uncharacterized protein, translating to MSIGSVSWFEFLFGSGNLVEFRVQYSYIFQLFTIPLNRCDTLLWNGSSLLPEVFCCITLLLQCPRSQQVGLVESCYYVMKYMDQIVTLVSKKERDFQKHFTLEAILKKLSMMFVKDRVDFSLIIVYS from the exons ATGTCAATTGGGTCAGTCAGCTGGTTTGAGTTCTTATTTGGATCGGGCAATCTAGTGGAGTTCAGAGTTCAGTATAGTTACATCTTTCAGCTATTTACAATACCTTTAAATCGATGTGATACACTCCTCTGGAATGGCAGTAGTCTACTGCCGGAAGTATTTTGTTGCATCACTTTACTTCTCCAA TGTCCTCGTTCTCAACAAGTTGGGCTAGTTGAGTCCTGCTATTATGTCATGAAGTATATGGATCAAATAGTAACGCTTGTATCGAAAAAGGAACGTGATTTTCAAAAG CATTTCACTCTGGAGGCTATACTCAAGAAATTATCGATGATGTTCGTGAAAGATCGTGTAGATTTTTCATTGATAATTGTTTATAgttaa